Genomic DNA from Elgaria multicarinata webbii isolate HBS135686 ecotype San Diego chromosome 2, rElgMul1.1.pri, whole genome shotgun sequence:
AGAGTAGGTGGTACAAATTGCCCGTGTTTGAGGGCGCAGGGCTAGCCTCAAGCTCTTCTTCACGAGCCAGCTGGTAGGACCGTAACACAAGTCTAAGTCAATTATGTCCTCCAGTTATACTGTGTACAACTTTATTAACATAAAGAATGCTAATAGAGTTTTCCTAAGAGCATCTTGAATTAACCCACCACATTCTGCACTGCCAGAGGTTTCATGATCATGTTTTCGAGTAGCTGTTTTGCCAAGCGCAGACATAAAGATAACTCCGCTCTCCTAGAGGTCCTTTGTGTCCAAGGGACCATCTCTGACACTTTTCATTTCTCTGGCAGAATAGCAGGCTCAGAAGGCAGATGCTTACTCAGAACTCCTGCATCCCCCCCCTCGCAAGTGAAATCTAGAGGCTTGTTCCTGAGGTGCCCCAGAACCGCCGCTACTAAGGTCTGATTTACACATTACACCGGCCAGACAAAAGTCAATTTCAACCACAAGAGTGGGAGCCATGCAGCACCTCATAATGGGGTAGGGCTCGGTGATTTTCTCCACAGTGCCATAAACCGTCAGTTTTGAATGTTTGCTGCAGCTTTGTGGGCAAGATTGCCTTCTCCACATGTGAGCAGCTGCACAGGAACGTCTCTCCACGCCACGGCCACGTGGAACAAGAACAAGCAGCCTCTCCGTGTGGTGGCCGTCACATGCCACACTGTCATGCTCCAAATCTGCTTAAGGACAGAATACATGCTTGATTTGACCACAACGGCCTTGGTAGAGTTTAACTCCCTGCGTAGCCAAGCAGGATTAGCTTTTGACTTCTAGGCTTTCCGAGTCTGAGTTCAAAGGGGTAAAGGCTAAGAAATGCCTTGTTTGGGGAAAATATTGGTCCACTAGCCCCAATTTAGCAGCTCTAAGTAAAATGCACAGGGCCAAGTGGAACACCACTCCTCCACCCCACAGGCAGCCTTGGTTTCCAGGAGGATAAAACACCGCTTTACCACCAGCCCATGGCAGGCCTAGCTTGATGCAATCCCAATAGAAGGCAGAAACTGGAGAAGGGAGCATTCCCAACAATAAAAAAGCACCATCCTCTCTGGGGAAGGTGAAGAGCTGCTCACATTCATGAGCGAACAAACCTCCACCCGCTCAAGAGTGGCAGTTTTCTTGTCATCAAttcccccctgcctccctccACTGATCTGAGTGATGGAAATAAGACACAGCCCTTTCACACCTCTGCCATTAAGTCATGCTCACAGCCAGGTCCGTTTCCCAAGATTaagtgattattttttaaaaaactgtatagAAATCAACACACTGCCATCATTCTGTGCATCTGGAGCAGCCGCGAGAGGCCCAGGGACTCAGTGAAATCTCTTCTCCTCCCACACGTACCGCTTCCCTGTCGGCACCTTCCGGAAGAACAGACTGTTCCCTCGGCTCATGTTGCCCTGAATAAGTGAAGAAAAAGACGCAAGTGAGGGAGCTTGGAGAGAATGAGAAGCTGAGCCCGGAGGGGACCATCAGGTCCAGGAACAGAGCCCCTCGCAACGGCAGAATAATACTCTGCAGCATTTGGGAACTGCCCTGATATTAGTGGAGAAAAACCAGACCCACTAGGCCACGGCCTTCCCAGTCTGTGGATGCAGCCCAGGCACACTTCCCACCTCCTGAACACTAAAGGAGGATTTGAAGATGGAGAAACTGGTATAGCATCACTTTGTAGGACAGGCACGAGCCACAGCTCATGGTGGGTTAAGCAATCCCCAATGAGCCCAGGatgctgtgtgaaccaggtcaatgacaTCGCTGTCTGGCACCCTGGCTTGGGAGACCCAAGGAGAGCTCACTtacaatgggggagggagggactcTGGATCATTAGTTATTCCTCCCCCACATCTAGGATGAAAAACCACACTCCGCTAAGGAAGGACAGACAATGCAGACATACCTCCCTGTGCAGCTGGCTCCAGCAGTGTAACCAGGAGGAGTAAGCGGGCGCGTAAGGGGGGAGGCCAGCAGCAAGCCTGGAAAATAGCAGAAGACAAAACCGCATTGAAATAGCTCACCAGGAAAGCCCCATCTGAACGGCCAAATTTCTAGCCTCAAGGCCGCCTGGAAAGCAGCAGCCCAGATACAACTTCTAGAGCTGGCACTCTTCTCCAAAAGGACGTTCAGGCGGAtttatttttccctttttttaaaaaaaaaaggaggcttgAATCAAGCAGCACAGCCAAGGTCTCATCCTTCTAGATATAAAACTCCCGCATACACCAACAGCTCCCACACACAGCCAACCATCAGCTGCTTTACTCAAGACCAAGCACCCAGACAACAAGACACATTCTTAATGCCCTGGGAAAACAGGAGGGTAGCTCTGGCGTGACGGCAACGCCAAGTTATTTGTGTGGAGGGAAAGATCACTTAAAAAGAAGACGTGCAGAGCTTTTAAAGACTATGAATGGTATGGAGACAGTTGATAAAGAGAGAaacctttctcttcctctcataACAGTAGGACAAAGGGGGAGCGTGTGTATGAGTGAAAAACGTCACAGTGAAACTGACTGGCTGTACCTTCAAGATTAGCAAATGGAAATACACCTTTGCACAACATGCAACTGACTGAGGCTGCacacacttacccaggagtaagtcccattaaacaccacaggatttacttccaagtcaacATACATAGGAATGTGCTGTCaatagctaccgtatttcttcgattgtaagacgccatcgattttaagacgcacgctaatttcagtaccaccaacaggaaaaaaaaccttagacacaccagcgattctaagacgcaccccatttttagagatgtttatatggggggaaagtgcacatgaaGAAATAGGGCACATGAAACCACCCTGTTGAGGGTCACGTTCTCTGCATGTCACATACTGGAGACCAATGACAGGGAACAGCTGTTGCCTTCATTGACCTTCTTGTGATTTACCTCTGAGGAACTGACTAGCCATGGCTAGAAACAGAATGCCAGTCCAGGTGGacttttgttctgatccagcagagttctttCATGAGGAATAATGCTATGGGAGCAATGCAGGGACCCCAGTAGAGAGGCAAACACCGTCATGTCCAATTGTGATTATTTCTGGATTAAGAATAGTTTTAAGAAGCTGAAGACTAGATTCACACTTTTCAACAACCTGCCTCCTGTGGATAGTAGCTGAGCCATTGGATGCTGACAAGTAAAAGGAATCCGAATTTTCTACCTCTGTTATTAGACTCATTAAGTAAACACTAATGCCCATCCgttatttaacaaaataaaattgtaTGAGAAAAAAAGCTTGTACAAGTGGAAAAACATACCTGATTTTCTTATCCTTTCACACTTAAGGGTGGAAATTTACAGAGTAGACTTTAGTATCCACATAAATTTATGAAGTTTTACTGGATTTGCAGCTGCCCACAAATTCAAAGCCACTAAACTTTGGATCTCATGGGCTCACATATTTTTTTGACGTCTGTTGCTCTTTCTCAAGCCACAACTATTTTGGATATAGGCAGGGCGCAGTAACGGGATGGGTCTTGGACCACTGTGCTTTTAAATTAAAACCTTAAGAGTTATTCTAGGAAAACGTTCCAACTACCAACTAAAGAAGATGTCGGTGGCTTTATTTTTCAGCTCTGTGGGCTGCGGCACCAAAACCCTTGAGAGCAGCTGCTGAAAATATGGAGAGAACAGCGGCAAGATGCCGCAACCTTCCAAATCTGTCATTGCCTAATGGACCTGAGAAACAAGGACTGAATAAGACTGAACAGTATTGTTTTAAAACATGCCATCAAAAGTCAGATTAAAGAAAAGATACTCTGCACTCACCCACAGCTATTAATGGCCATCAGGCTTGAAACAAGTACGAAGGGGTAAGTCAGCATACTGGCGAAGAACTGAAAGTGACAATACAGCAAGATTTATCCATGGAAAGAGTACATCGTGCCTCAACAGACTGAAGGACAGTTAACGGCAGAACCTTCTTCGAATGACAGCAAATCCAGCAGTCGCCTTATTGTTGCAGGGAGCATGTCCCATGCTGGAGAAAAGCAGCCTCATGGGGCACTAATGCTTAGTAGAATGATTCCAGTGGTAATTCTGACCTGGTTTGGAGTTTGCGCTGACTGAGGAACAGAGACAAGGAAAGGGCTGGCAATGGTTCAGCCCAGGCCCAAACAACTACCAACAGCACCTGATTAAATGTTCAGCACTAGACAGATCTCACTGATGAACAGGGAAAGGCTACCCAATATCGGATAGAGATCGCAAAACCTAAAGATCGAAAGGCATCTTTTGCCCAGGACATCACCTCTTATTACCGTGAGGAATAGTATGACAGCCAAGTTCAGGACCAAAGGTATAAACACGAGTCCTCAAGCTTATGGCCACCTTCTCAGGACACTTTCCCTCTTCCCATCCGACACCcaaggaaagagaaaaggatTGTGCACTCACTCCAGTGACAGCCTGAGAATAACTCTTCATCTCAGTCATGGTGGAGACCTAGAATGAAAAGAAACCAATTAACAGAAACCAGGTCCCCATTAGTAGCAGTTATTTCCAACCTCATCCTAATCCAGACGGGAAGTGCGAGACCTGCAAGTACATTAAAGAGCTTGTAGGCAACAACAAGCAGATTTTACTTAACAGATGCTTGGGGGGGATGCTGGAGCCAGAGCAGAATGAGGCCCTCCCAGGCTGACCCATACTAGGAGGATGCTCACATCAGCCCATGCCCCAAGATAACCACATATGGAGAATACTCACCCCATTCTCCAGTGCATAGGTATTGATGAGGTAGGCCAGCATGTTACAGAGCCACAAAGACAGGATGTCCCCAAGCAGGCGGGGAATAAGGCCCCTAAAAGAGAACAGCCAGCAAGTAAAAAGGCTGCAGACTGCCTGGAGAAACCTCCATTTCCACCACCCCTCTGCCTACctccagtgtgcagcagaggcGGTCTGACTATGCCCATGTGACAGGAGACTGAGCAACTTTGGGCAAAGGATGAATATCCTCAGAAGGAAGTTCTCATTTTCACCGCCCACTTTCGGTTAGGTGGTTacttaagaagaaccctgctggactACACCAAAGCTTCATCTATCCCAGCGACCTGtctcccatagtggccaaccaggtatTTTCAGAAGCCCACAGCATGAAGGCAAGAGCCCTCCCCCACTgaccttcctccaccccacccacacccggGTCAACTGATATTGGGAGGCACGCTGTGTTCAGTCTGTGAGCTCTCTCTGCAAAACCCGGCTCGTCCCTGTACCAGCCACCATCACATGTACAAATGGCAGGTCAAGCCCCAGAGCAAGTACTCACGCAAAAAATCCAAAGATGCCCTCTTCCCGGTAAATGGTGACGAAGGAGCTAAACACCCCACtgaaaatggagaaagaaatcCATCGAGTTACTCTAAGGAAATCACAAAACAAGGGATTCTGCCCCCAGTGCCAGCTTCAATAAAGATGACAGGAAGCCTCATGTGAATTGCTTCCTGACCTCTTTTTAGTTCTCCCAATTTCAACCTTGTACGCCAAAACCCCAATGAAGCCAGCTCACAAAATATGCACATACCAGTACTTGGTCTCTCTGCCAATGAACTGCACCATACACCTCAATGTGATCACTGAAGGACAAAACCAAAAGGGAAAGAGCATCAGCCAGGTGGACCTTCCCTCCTCTCTTCTCCCCATTCCAGCTGACTTAATACTACAAGAGTCTAAGACACTCTCATTTAGCAGAAGTGGAATCCAGCCATGACTGAGACGCTCCAGGTCAGTGAAGCTGATCCAGAAATGGGATGGGGTAGCAGAACCTCTTGAGAATGTGGGTTCATAGTGTGGGGGTTCGTTTAGATCCAGCTTTGACCTTGGACGCTCAGGTGATGGttgtggccaggagtgccttcGCCCAACTGAGGCCGGTGTGCCAACCAGGCCGCCAGCTCCTGGAGACTGCAGACTTGGCCAAGGTGGCACTTTCCTtacgggtgggcaacttgtaggccaaaacatctggaggaccacaactcccatcatccctcaccataagctatgctggctagtgctggtgggagttgtaggccaaaaccacaagctgcccaccactGCCTTAGTTACATTGCGCCTGGATTATTGGAAGACGCTCAACATAGGACTGCTTTTGAAGAGTGCTCAGAAACAACACtgggtccagaatgctgtggccaggcTGTTAACAGGGGCCGCATGCTGCAGCAGTTACACTGGCTTCTGACTTGGTTTTGGGTCCAATTCAAGTGCTGATCATGACCTTAAAAGCTCTTCACAGTTTTGTCCTAGGTGATAAAATTTATGCTGGGCCAAAAGGTTACCAGCCCATACATACCATGAAACGGGTGGGTGACTAGCGCAGCAGCAGAACGCGCAATCATCTCTTGAGAGGTCTAAGAAGAAAAACAATTGCAGAAACATCTTCAGCCGAAAGGGCAAGACAGAGCCAAAATCTATTATCACACTCCCAAGTATATATCATTACCCACTAAAGCACCTAAAAATGGATCCTTCCAGCTGCCTGACCTCTAAAGTTCTATGACTGCTGTgactgtatgtgtgtatatgtatgtatgtatatttatatatatatacacacacatatatacacagtcacagcaatatatatatatgctcctCTTTAAACAACTTGCAGACAGCTCATATTTAGTTTAGACACCTGCAATCACTGAAGCTGGAATCCATAATTTCACTAAAGAATGAATTGTAGAACACAGCTCGCTTCAAGCATTATGCTGCCAAATGAAGAGCCACCATCAACTGTATGCTCAACTGATGCTACTCAAACTCACCCTTGTGGGGAGAGGACTGCTAGTACAACTGTTCCAGAGAATTAACAAAGCCAGGCTTGA
This window encodes:
- the MTCH2 gene encoding mitochondrial carrier homolog 2; amino-acid sequence: MADTASQVLLGSGLTILSQPLMYVKVLVQVGYEPLPPTLGRNIFGRQVYQLPGLFAYAKHIMKIDGRAGLFKGLAPRLCSGAIGTVVHSKVLQKCQEADQVEDPGNGRKESGSSLDQVIKETSQEMIARSAAALVTHPFHVITLRCMVQFIGRETKYCGVFSSFVTIYREEGIFGFFAGLIPRLLGDILSLWLCNMLAYLINTYALENGVSTMTEMKSYSQAVTGFFASMLTYPFVLVSSLMAINSCGLAAGLPPYAPAYSSWLHCWSQLHREGNMSRGNSLFFRKVPTGKRYVWEEKRFH